TCTATATTGTATTTCTCAAAAATGGGAGTATCATTGGATTGATAAAACTTCACAATTGATTCTTTGGATGGGGCAATTTCTTGCACATAATCCTTGGTTTGTTGGTACAACTCTTCATCATCAATTTGAATACCACTGAAGGTATCGTTAAATACGTCTCGTAATATTGAAGACGCTCTATTGAGCTCTCCTAATACTTTTGACGGATGATGAGCAGTTGGTAATTTCTTACACATTGCAGTCCATCTGCTAAGCAGGTTCTGCAAATCTTTTTCTAATTCGGCTGTATTTTTGCCTTCGGCTACTGTACGTACAATAACACCAAATCCTTTTGGTTTAACTGATTGTACGAGTCTTTTCAAACGGTCCTTTTCTTTTTTGTCTTCTATTTTTTGAGAAATAGAAACACGATCAGAAAAAGGAACTAACACAATAAAACGTCCAGCAAGAGAAAGCTCAGCGCTAATTCTTGGTCCTTTGGTTGATATTGGTTCTTTTACGACTTGCACTAAAATTGATTGATTGGCACTCAAAACATCTGTAATGGTACCATCTTTATCAATTTCATTGTCAAACTGAAATGATTTTAGGGAGAAATCTTTTAATTTACCTGCGCTTACAAGTTTTATGAATTTCAGTTGGGAAGCTAAATTAGGACCTAAGTCATGATAATGTAAAAAGGCATCTTTTTCGAAGCCAACATTCACAAAAGCAGCATTTAATCCAGCAACAGGTTTTCTGATTTTGGCAATAAAAATATCACCAACTTGAAAGTTGCTTTTTTCTTCTTCCTTGTGTAATTCAATTAGTTTTCCATCTTTTAATAAGGCAAAATCTACGGCTTCTGAACTGGATCGAATGATTAATTCTTTATTCACGCTGTACATTTTTATCCGAACAATGGGTTGTTTGTCGCTGATTATTTGTTATTGGAAAACACCAAAAACTAGCAACCATTAACTACAACTTATAGTAAGGATGGATTAAACAATATTTTTAACAGGTATTGAACCCGGTGAAAACTAGCTGGCAGCGGACAGTGCTATGTAGTCAGTAAACTGAATACTAAAAACTGGTGCTTGATTACTAATCTTCGATTTCAATGAACGTTTAAAAAGAAAAAAGTAGTTTAAAACTACTTTTTCTTCTTGTGACGGTTAGCTCTCGCTCTTTTTTTACGTTTGTGCGTCGCTACCTTATGTCTCTTTCTTTTTTTACCACTTGGCATATCTTGTAGATTTTATGATTAATTATTCTTTTATTTTGCTTCGTTATTGATTTTTACGCCTTCTACAAAAACTTTTGCCGGTTTAAAAGCAGGAATATTGTGAGCAGGAATTTTTATGGTTGTGTTTTTTGAAATGTTTCTACCTGTTTTTTCAGCTCTTGTTTTTACGATAAAACTTCCAAAACCTCTTAAATATACGTTATCTCCAGTCTCTAATGAAGTTTTAACTTCATTCATAAAAGTTTCTACAGTTGCCTGAACATCTCCTTTTTCTAGACCTAATTTCTCTGAAATTTTCGCTACGATATCTGCTTTCGTCATTTTCTTTCCTAATTTATAAAATGTTGTACTATTTTTTTGAGTTTGCAAATATATGAATTAAAAAAACAATTATTCAAGCTAATTCATTAAATTTTAATCACATAAACTTTTACTTTTGCAAACAAATATTTAACAATGGATTTTTCTAAGTTATTGATAGATTGGTATTTACAAAATAAACGCGATTTACCTTGGCGAAATACTACAAATCCATACCCGATTTGGCTCTCAGAAATTATGCTCCAACAAACGCGAGTAGCGCAAGGAATGCCTTATTTTTTTTCCTTTACAAACGCCTTTCCTACCGTTTTTGATTTGGCTCATGCCAATGAGGAACAAGTATTGAAATTATGGCAAGGGCTGGGCTATTATTCTCGTGCCAGAAACTTGCATCAAACCGCACAATATATTGCTAACGAACTTGGCGGCGTTTTTCCGAGTAACTACAAAGACTTACTTCAGTTGAAAGGAATTGGCGAATATACTGCTGCAGCCATTGCCTCATTTGCTTATAACGAAGTAGTTCCAGTGGTAGACGGCAATGTTTTTAGAGTGCTTTCGCGCTATTTTGATATTGAAACAGATATTGGTTCGGCTTCCGCCAAAAAGGAATTCAGCAATTTGGCGATGGAATTAATTCCAAAAGAAAATCCGGCAGTATTCAATCAGGCCATCATGGAATTTGGCGCTTTACAATGTGTTCCAAAAAACCCCAATTGTTCTGATTGTATTTTTAACCAAAGCTGTGCCGCTTTGCAAAAAAAGAAAGTTGACCTGCTTCCTGTAAAATTGAAAAAACTAAAAATTAGAAACCGATTTTTCAATTACCTCATCTTTACTGATGATCTAGACAACACCATTATTCAAAAAAGAACGGACAAAGGTATTTGGCACAACCTTTATGAATTCCCTTTAATTGAAACCGAAAAAGAAGAAAATTTTGGTGCTCTTTCAAAGCAAATCAAAACCAATTTTCAAGACTTTGATATTGTTTCTATAGGAGAAGAAAACTCCAAAAGTATCCTCCATAAATTGTCACACCAACATTTGCATATTAAATTCTGGAATGTAAAAGTGGGCGGTATCCTGCCAAACGGAATTAACTCAACCGATTTGAAAACCTATCCATTCCCTATCGTGCTTCATAATTTTATCGAAGCAAAATAAAAATCCTATCTTTGAATCAAATACTACACTATGAATGGAACAGTAAATAAAGTGATTCTTATCGGCTATCTGGGAGACGAAGTCAAATTACATTATTTTGAAGGAGGCAATTGTATTGGCCGATTTCAATTGGCTACTCATGAAGTGTACATTAATAAAACAACCAACGAGAAAATCACTTCTACCGAATGGCACAATTTAGTAGTACGAAATAAGGCTGCTGAATTATGTGAAAAATACCTTTCAAAAGGAGATAAAATTTATGTAGAAGGCCGTATCAAATCGCGTCAGTGGCAAGCTGAAGATGGCACAACCAAACATACCTCTGAAATTCAGGTGGTTGAATTTACGTTTTTGAACACTAAGAAAGATTCGGAAAACAATAAGACAACTCCATCAGAACCCCAAACAACTAATTTACCTATTAACGATTTGCCTTTCTAATCGATGTTTTTTAAGAATACACTATGCCCAAACAAACTATCCTTTTTGCAACACTTATTATGCTAGCCTTAACTGTGTTGAGTTGTAAAAAAGAGGTATTACCAAAACCCTCGAGCCATTTACGATTGGACTATAAAGAAGCTAATTATGAACCATTTGAAAGTGAAAGCCCATTTACTTTTGAAATGAATGCCGATGCTATAATTAAAGGAGAAAAAGAGTGTGGTTATACAATTCACTATCCTAAAATGAAAGCAACCATTTATTTGAGTTACAAACTTGTGAATGGTAATATCAAAAAATTATTGCGTGATGCTCAAAAATTGACTTACGAACATGTAATCAAAGCGGATGATATTGTGGAACAACCTTATCTAAATCCGCAGCAAAAAGTGTATGGAATGTTCTATCAAGTGGATGGGAACGCGGCAACCAATTCCCAATTTTATGCTACTGATAGCACGAAACATTTTGTTACTGGTTCGGTTTATTTTTATGCTAAACCCAACTTCGATTCCATTATGCCTGCAGCTAGTTATATTAAAAACGATATGCAGCGACTTATGGAAACTTTGAAATGGAAATAAATAAAAAAGCATCCGAAAAGGATGCTTTTTTATTTGCTATGTCAATGCAGTTTATGATTTAGGCAAAACTACTTTGTAGGTCTTACCGTCTGCAGTCGCTTCAACTACTTTAGTCAAATTGTCTTGATTTTGAACTGTTTTATCAAATACAACCGTAGCTTTTTTCGAATCAAAATCTACTGTTGCTTTTTGAACACCTTCTAGAGCACCTAGTTCTTCTTCGATGGTTTTGGCACAACCAATGGCGCAAGTCATTCCTTCAATTTCAAAACTAGCCGTTTGTACATTTTGTGCAGCAATTACAACTTCTTTTTTAGGTGTTTCAGTTGCTTTTTCAGCTGTTGCTTCCGTTGTGTCAGCTGCTTTTTTGCAGGATACCGATAAAAGACCAGCCAATGCTAAAGTGACTATTGTTTTTGTGATTTTCATATGTCTCAATTTTATTACTTTGATGATGACAAAATTAATTAAAAAAAAGCGGCCAGTTTCACAAAATAAGTAGAATTTTGGACAAACTATTATTCTATGGAATCCAAACAACTCAAATGGGTACTTCTAACCATTCTTTCTTTAATTTGGGGAAGCTCCTTTATTCTTATAAAAAAAGGATTAATTGGACTAACTCCAATACAACTTGGTTCTTTACGTATTATTTTTTCAGCGCTTTTTTTGGTACTTATTGGATACAAAAGTGTATCAGTCTTAACTAAGTCACAATGGAAATATGTTGCCTTAACCGCTGTTTTCGGAACTTTTATACCCGCTTATCTTTTTGCATTAGCAGAAACTGAAATTGATAGTTCGACAACGGCTATTCTGAATTCACTCACCCCATTAAATACTTTAGTATTAGGAATGCTAGCTTTTGGAATACCCTTTAAACGAAATCAATTTATTGGAATATGTATTGGTTTATTAGGAAGTATTTTGTTGGTTTTTAATGGCGCCTCCAATCATCCAGAACAGAATTATTACTATGCTCTTTTGGTTATTATTGCATCCATTTGTTATGCAACTAACGTTAATTTGATCAAAAAACATTTACCATCTGTAGCTCCTCTAAGTATAACTACAGGTAATTTTTTGACATTATTAATTCCTGCTTTAGTGTTATTGTACTGCTCAGGATTTTTCGAGATAGTGGCTATTTCAG
This sequence is a window from Flavobacterium ammoniigenes. Protein-coding genes within it:
- the gldD gene encoding gliding motility lipoprotein GldD: MPKQTILFATLIMLALTVLSCKKEVLPKPSSHLRLDYKEANYEPFESESPFTFEMNADAIIKGEKECGYTIHYPKMKATIYLSYKLVNGNIKKLLRDAQKLTYEHVIKADDIVEQPYLNPQQKVYGMFYQVDGNAATNSQFYATDSTKHFVTGSVYFYAKPNFDSIMPAASYIKNDMQRLMETLKWK
- a CDS encoding heavy-metal-associated domain-containing protein, producing the protein MKITKTIVTLALAGLLSVSCKKAADTTEATAEKATETPKKEVVIAAQNVQTASFEIEGMTCAIGCAKTIEEELGALEGVQKATVDFDSKKATVVFDKTVQNQDNLTKVVEATADGKTYKVVLPKS
- a CDS encoding Rne/Rng family ribonuclease, coding for MNKELIIRSSSEAVDFALLKDGKLIELHKEEEKSNFQVGDIFIAKIRKPVAGLNAAFVNVGFEKDAFLHYHDLGPNLASQLKFIKLVSAGKLKDFSLKSFQFDNEIDKDGTITDVLSANQSILVQVVKEPISTKGPRISAELSLAGRFIVLVPFSDRVSISQKIEDKKEKDRLKRLVQSVKPKGFGVIVRTVAEGKNTAELEKDLQNLLSRWTAMCKKLPTAHHPSKVLGELNRASSILRDVFNDTFSGIQIDDEELYQQTKDYVQEIAPSKESIVKFYQSNDTPIFEKYNIERQIKTSFGKTVSMSKGAYLIIEHTEALHVIDVNSGNRSNKASNQEDTAMEVNMIAAAEIARQLRLRDMGGIIVVDFIDMANPENRKVLFDFLREEMSDDKAKHKILPPSKFGLVQITRQRVRPEMNIKTREEDPNNESGEIEAPILIIDKITLDLERLVKSHPSVVLNVHPFVAAYLTKGFPSIRSKWFFEHKKWVKIIPRDAYTYLEYHFFDKKGNVISE
- a CDS encoding single-stranded DNA-binding protein translates to MNGTVNKVILIGYLGDEVKLHYFEGGNCIGRFQLATHEVYINKTTNEKITSTEWHNLVVRNKAAELCEKYLSKGDKIYVEGRIKSRQWQAEDGTTKHTSEIQVVEFTFLNTKKDSENNKTTPSEPQTTNLPINDLPF
- a CDS encoding HU family DNA-binding protein produces the protein MTKADIVAKISEKLGLEKGDVQATVETFMNEVKTSLETGDNVYLRGFGSFIVKTRAEKTGRNISKNTTIKIPAHNIPAFKPAKVFVEGVKINNEAK
- a CDS encoding DMT family transporter, which codes for MESKQLKWVLLTILSLIWGSSFILIKKGLIGLTPIQLGSLRIIFSALFLVLIGYKSVSVLTKSQWKYVALTAVFGTFIPAYLFALAETEIDSSTTAILNSLTPLNTLVLGMLAFGIPFKRNQFIGICIGLLGSILLVFNGASNHPEQNYYYALLVIIASICYATNVNLIKKHLPSVAPLSITTGNFLTLLIPALVLLYCSGFFEIVAISEVQNAMGYIAILGIVGTGIANIIFFKLIQLSSPVFATSVTYLIPIVAFFWGLLDNEMLTPIQFVGAFVILIGVYLSAKK
- the mutY gene encoding A/G-specific adenine glycosylase; the protein is MDFSKLLIDWYLQNKRDLPWRNTTNPYPIWLSEIMLQQTRVAQGMPYFFSFTNAFPTVFDLAHANEEQVLKLWQGLGYYSRARNLHQTAQYIANELGGVFPSNYKDLLQLKGIGEYTAAAIASFAYNEVVPVVDGNVFRVLSRYFDIETDIGSASAKKEFSNLAMELIPKENPAVFNQAIMEFGALQCVPKNPNCSDCIFNQSCAALQKKKVDLLPVKLKKLKIRNRFFNYLIFTDDLDNTIIQKRTDKGIWHNLYEFPLIETEKEENFGALSKQIKTNFQDFDIVSIGEENSKSILHKLSHQHLHIKFWNVKVGGILPNGINSTDLKTYPFPIVLHNFIEAK